From the Equus przewalskii isolate Varuska chromosome 19, EquPr2, whole genome shotgun sequence genome, one window contains:
- the PRRT1 gene encoding proline-rich transmembrane protein 1, with protein MSSEKSGLPDSVPHTSPPPYNAPQPPAEPPAPPPQAAASSHHHHHHHYHQSGTATLPRLGAGGLASSAATAQRGPSSSATLPRPPHHAPPGSAAGAPPPGCATLPRMPPDPYLQETRFEGPLPPPPPAAAAPPPPAPAHTAQAPGFVVPTHTGAVGTLPLGGYVAPGYPLQLQPCTAYVPVYPVGTPYAGGTPGGTGVTSTLPPPPQGPGLALLEPRRPPHDYMPIAVLTTICCFWPTGIIAIFKAVQVRTALARGDMVSAEIASREARNFSFISLAVGIAAMVLCTILTVVIIIAAQHHENYWDP; from the exons ATGTCATCCGAAAAGTCAg GCCTCCCGGACTCAGTCCCTCATACCTCTCCACCACCCTACAAtgccccccagcccccggccgaaccccctgccccacccccacaggcaGCCGCCTCTTcgcaccatcatcaccaccaccactaccaccagtCTGGCACGGCCACCCTTCCGCGCTTAGGAGCAGGGGGCCTGGCTTCTTCCGCGGCAACCGCTCAGCGCGGTCCCTCATCCTCTGCCACTCTGCCGCGGCCCCCACACCATGCCCCTCCAGGCTCAGCAGCCGGGGCTCCCCCACCGGGCTGCGCTACCTTGCCCCGCATGCCACCCGACCCTTACCTGCAGGAGACTCGCTTCGAGGGCCCACTGCCCCCGCCGCCGcctgccgccgccgccccgcccccgccggcgcCCGCTCACactgcccaggccccaggcttCGTGGTGCCCACGCATACGGGGGCGGTGGGCACGCTGCCGCTAGGGGGCTACGTTGCCCCCGGCTACCCCTTACAGCTGCAGCCTTGCACTGCCTACGTGCCAGTCTACCCGGTGGGCACG CCCTACGCAGGTGGGACCCCTGGGGGAACGGGAGTAACCTCCACGCTCCCCCCGCCACCTCAGggtccagggctggccctgctggAGCCGAGGCGCCCGCCGCACGACTACATGCCCATCGCGGTGCTGACCACCATCTGCTGCTTCTGGCCTACCGGCATCATCGCCATCTTCAAGGCAGTGCAG GTGCGCACGGCCTTGGCCCGCGGAGACATGGTATCGGCCGAGATCGCCTCACGCGAGGCCCGGAACTTCTCCTTCATCTCCCTGGCGGTGGGCATCGCAGCCATGGTGCTCTGTACCATCCTCACCGTAGTCATCATCATTGCCGCTCAGCACCACGAGAACTACTGGGATCCGTAA
- the PPT2 gene encoding lysosomal thioesterase PPT2 isoform X2 → MKSCGSMLGLRGPQLPPAGILLLLPFLLLLPPAAPAPHRASYKPVIVVHGLFDSSYSFRHLLEYINETHPGTVVTVLDLFDGRESLRPLWEQVQGFGEAVAPIMAQAPQGVHLICYSQGGLVCRALLSVMDEHNVDSFISLSSPQMGQYGDTDYLKWLFPTSMRSNLYRICYSPWGQGFSICNYWHDPHHDDLYLNASSFLALINGERDHPNATAWRKNFLRVGRLVLIGGPDDGVITPWQSSFFGFYDANETVLEMEEQLVYLRDSFGLKTLLARGAIVRCPMAGISHTAWHSNRTLYETCIEPWLS, encoded by the exons ATGAAGAGTT GCGGGAGCATGCTGGGGCTCCGGGGGCCGCAGCTACCCCCGGCAGGGATCCTGCTCCTGTTGccattcctgctgctgctgccgcccgCAGCCCCCGCGCCCCATCGGGCTTCCTACAAGCCGGTCATCGTGGTGCACGGGCTTTTTGACAGCTCGTATAGCTTCCGCCACCTGCTGGAATACATCAATGAG ACACACCCCGGGACTGTGGTGACAGTGCTCGATCTCTTCGATGGGAGAGAGAGCTTGCGGCCCCTGTGGGAACAGGTGCAAGGGTTCGGAGAGGCTGTGGCCCCCATCATGGCACAGGCCCCTCAAGGGGTGCATCTCATCTGCTATTCGCAGG GGGGCCTGGTGTGCCGAGCACTGCTCTCTGTGATGGATGAGCACAATGTGgattctttcatctctctctcctctccacagaTGGGACAGTATGGAG ACACGGACTATTTGAAGTGGCTGTTCCCTACCTCCATGAGGTCTAACCTCTACCGGATCTGCTATAGCCCCTGGGGCCAGGGATTCTCCATCTGCAACTACTGGCATG ACCCCCACCACGATGACTTGTACCTCAATGCCAGCAGCTTCCTGGCCCTGATCAACGGGGAAAGAGACCATCCCAATGCCACTG CATGGAGGAAGAACTTTCTTCGTGTGGGCCGCCTGGTGCTGATTGGAGGCCCTGATGATGGTGTTATTACCCCCTGGCAGTCCAG CTTCTTTGGTTTCTATGATGCAAATGAGACGGTCTTGGAGATGGAGGAACAACTG GTTTATCTGCGAGATTCCTTTGGGTTGAAGACTCTCTTGGCCCGTGGGGCCATAGTGAGGTGTCCGATGGCTGGGATCTCCCACACAGCCTGGCACTCCAACCGCACTCTTTATGAGACCTGCATTGAACCTTGGCTCTCCTGA
- the PPT2 gene encoding lysosomal thioesterase PPT2 isoform X1, producing MGGESLIAGCLFRGEGVLSFLSQALIAPFSGGSMLGLRGPQLPPAGILLLLPFLLLLPPAAPAPHRASYKPVIVVHGLFDSSYSFRHLLEYINETHPGTVVTVLDLFDGRESLRPLWEQVQGFGEAVAPIMAQAPQGVHLICYSQGGLVCRALLSVMDEHNVDSFISLSSPQMGQYGDTDYLKWLFPTSMRSNLYRICYSPWGQGFSICNYWHDPHHDDLYLNASSFLALINGERDHPNATAWRKNFLRVGRLVLIGGPDDGVITPWQSSFFGFYDANETVLEMEEQLVYLRDSFGLKTLLARGAIVRCPMAGISHTAWHSNRTLYETCIEPWLS from the exons ATGGGCGGGGAAAGCTTGATTGCCGGGTGTCTGTTCCGAGGGGAAGGGGTATTGTCATTTCTCTCACAGGCCCTCATCGCCCCCTTCTCAGGCGGGAGCATGCTGGGGCTCCGGGGGCCGCAGCTACCCCCGGCAGGGATCCTGCTCCTGTTGccattcctgctgctgctgccgcccgCAGCCCCCGCGCCCCATCGGGCTTCCTACAAGCCGGTCATCGTGGTGCACGGGCTTTTTGACAGCTCGTATAGCTTCCGCCACCTGCTGGAATACATCAATGAG ACACACCCCGGGACTGTGGTGACAGTGCTCGATCTCTTCGATGGGAGAGAGAGCTTGCGGCCCCTGTGGGAACAGGTGCAAGGGTTCGGAGAGGCTGTGGCCCCCATCATGGCACAGGCCCCTCAAGGGGTGCATCTCATCTGCTATTCGCAGG GGGGCCTGGTGTGCCGAGCACTGCTCTCTGTGATGGATGAGCACAATGTGgattctttcatctctctctcctctccacagaTGGGACAGTATGGAG ACACGGACTATTTGAAGTGGCTGTTCCCTACCTCCATGAGGTCTAACCTCTACCGGATCTGCTATAGCCCCTGGGGCCAGGGATTCTCCATCTGCAACTACTGGCATG ACCCCCACCACGATGACTTGTACCTCAATGCCAGCAGCTTCCTGGCCCTGATCAACGGGGAAAGAGACCATCCCAATGCCACTG CATGGAGGAAGAACTTTCTTCGTGTGGGCCGCCTGGTGCTGATTGGAGGCCCTGATGATGGTGTTATTACCCCCTGGCAGTCCAG CTTCTTTGGTTTCTATGATGCAAATGAGACGGTCTTGGAGATGGAGGAACAACTG GTTTATCTGCGAGATTCCTTTGGGTTGAAGACTCTCTTGGCCCGTGGGGCCATAGTGAGGTGTCCGATGGCTGGGATCTCCCACACAGCCTGGCACTCCAACCGCACTCTTTATGAGACCTGCATTGAACCTTGGCTCTCCTGA
- the PPT2 gene encoding lysosomal thioesterase PPT2 isoform X3 yields MLGLRGPQLPPAGILLLLPFLLLLPPAAPAPHRASYKPVIVVHGLFDSSYSFRHLLEYINETHPGTVVTVLDLFDGRESLRPLWEQVQGFGEAVAPIMAQAPQGVHLICYSQGGLVCRALLSVMDEHNVDSFISLSSPQMGQYGDTDYLKWLFPTSMRSNLYRICYSPWGQGFSICNYWHDPHHDDLYLNASSFLALINGERDHPNATAWRKNFLRVGRLVLIGGPDDGVITPWQSSFFGFYDANETVLEMEEQLVYLRDSFGLKTLLARGAIVRCPMAGISHTAWHSNRTLYETCIEPWLS; encoded by the exons ATGCTGGGGCTCCGGGGGCCGCAGCTACCCCCGGCAGGGATCCTGCTCCTGTTGccattcctgctgctgctgccgcccgCAGCCCCCGCGCCCCATCGGGCTTCCTACAAGCCGGTCATCGTGGTGCACGGGCTTTTTGACAGCTCGTATAGCTTCCGCCACCTGCTGGAATACATCAATGAG ACACACCCCGGGACTGTGGTGACAGTGCTCGATCTCTTCGATGGGAGAGAGAGCTTGCGGCCCCTGTGGGAACAGGTGCAAGGGTTCGGAGAGGCTGTGGCCCCCATCATGGCACAGGCCCCTCAAGGGGTGCATCTCATCTGCTATTCGCAGG GGGGCCTGGTGTGCCGAGCACTGCTCTCTGTGATGGATGAGCACAATGTGgattctttcatctctctctcctctccacagaTGGGACAGTATGGAG ACACGGACTATTTGAAGTGGCTGTTCCCTACCTCCATGAGGTCTAACCTCTACCGGATCTGCTATAGCCCCTGGGGCCAGGGATTCTCCATCTGCAACTACTGGCATG ACCCCCACCACGATGACTTGTACCTCAATGCCAGCAGCTTCCTGGCCCTGATCAACGGGGAAAGAGACCATCCCAATGCCACTG CATGGAGGAAGAACTTTCTTCGTGTGGGCCGCCTGGTGCTGATTGGAGGCCCTGATGATGGTGTTATTACCCCCTGGCAGTCCAG CTTCTTTGGTTTCTATGATGCAAATGAGACGGTCTTGGAGATGGAGGAACAACTG GTTTATCTGCGAGATTCCTTTGGGTTGAAGACTCTCTTGGCCCGTGGGGCCATAGTGAGGTGTCCGATGGCTGGGATCTCCCACACAGCCTGGCACTCCAACCGCACTCTTTATGAGACCTGCATTGAACCTTGGCTCTCCTGA